The sequence AGACCGGGGTGGTCATTTCTGGTGTACGGGTGATTCCCCATTCCATCAACTGAATCGGTTCCGCACTGTAGGGGAATTGGGCATGGGCTAGCAAAGCTGAGTACCCGCATTCTTGGTCAGCGTCGACGTTGACCACCCAGCCAGGCTCACCCTGGAGTGTACTTGGAAGGTTTTTCCCATAAACGGGGTGGGTAGATGTTGTATCTGTAACTGTGGTATCGCGTGGAGAGTAAACTGCTGTATAAATGATCCCTGGCGAAGTGTCAGGCAAAGACTTTACGCGGGCGATTTGGGAGGATTCTCCAGCATCTCCTACTACTTGTTGGAAAGCGGCTGCACCTGCCATCAATTTCCAAAACTCCGGCCACGAATTGAAAAGACCCCGTAGCCAACGCATTCCATTGACATCCGTACCGCCGAAACTCGCTCCGAAGGTAACTACACGGTCCACTTTTGCATCGTTATTGGCACCCGGTTCTTCAATGAAGCGTTTGATCATCATCCCACCT comes from Corynebacterium cystitidis and encodes:
- a CDS encoding esterase/lipase family protein gives rise to the protein MKNSENVTRRIISTVIAVATVVVAGVGTMPQASADPLSTSSLDTSQVQGAAFNDPDCKSEFNPVIFIHGTSTTNKDWKNASNYLAERGYCTWAINYGAEPGRISYGWADLDQSAAEIAAGINNILARTGAEKVSLIGHSQGGMMIKRFIEEPGANNDAKVDRVVTFGASFGGTDVNGMRWLRGLFNSWPEFWKLMAGAAAFQQVVGDAGESSQIARVKSLPDTSPGIIYTAVYSPRDTTVTDTTSTHPVYGKNLPSTLQGEPGWVVNVDADQECGYSALLAHAQFPYSAEPIQLMEWGITRTPEMTTPVCGTQSSDSSPTVSSSL